Proteins encoded together in one Thermophilibacter immobilis window:
- the aroC gene encoding chorismate synthase, whose protein sequence is MPSSLGCALKVTIFGQSHSAAVGCVIEGLPAGLRVDQGALAAFVARRAPGKAPWGTPRKEPDVPRIVSGLNPRGETCGAPLAALIENTNTRSADYNNLMAVPRPGHADFAAWAKWHGAQDVPGGGHFSGRLTGPLCLAGGLALQWLATQGVDVRAHVAELAGIADEPLRALDNSPAAQAELARQMAALADGRDFPTIDEGAGRRMAEAVMDARSKKDTVGGVIECVATGLPAGVGSPMFDGMENTLARALFGIPTVKGVEFGRGFEVARLRGTQNNDPYEVRDGTCVPATNNAGGILGGITTGAPLHVRCALKPISSVMVEQDSVDLTTMEPAKLKIHGRHDTTAVIRAVPVVEGVCALAVADALLAWPAE, encoded by the coding sequence ATGCCGTCTTCTCTGGGCTGCGCCCTCAAGGTCACGATCTTCGGCCAGTCCCACTCCGCCGCCGTCGGATGCGTCATCGAGGGCCTGCCAGCCGGCCTGCGCGTGGACCAGGGGGCCCTCGCGGCCTTCGTGGCCCGGCGCGCCCCCGGCAAGGCCCCCTGGGGCACCCCGCGCAAGGAGCCAGACGTCCCGCGCATCGTGAGCGGCCTCAACCCACGCGGCGAGACCTGCGGCGCGCCCCTGGCCGCCCTCATCGAGAACACCAACACGCGCTCGGCCGACTACAACAACCTCATGGCCGTCCCGCGCCCGGGCCACGCCGACTTCGCCGCCTGGGCCAAGTGGCACGGCGCCCAGGACGTCCCCGGGGGCGGGCACTTCTCGGGTCGCCTGACCGGGCCCCTGTGCCTGGCAGGGGGTCTGGCCCTGCAGTGGCTCGCCACCCAGGGCGTCGACGTGCGCGCCCACGTCGCCGAGCTCGCGGGCATCGCCGACGAGCCCCTCCGCGCCCTCGACAACTCCCCCGCCGCCCAGGCCGAGCTCGCCCGCCAGATGGCAGCGCTAGCCGACGGCCGTGACTTCCCCACGATCGACGAGGGGGCCGGACGGCGCATGGCCGAGGCCGTCATGGACGCCCGCTCGAAGAAGGACACCGTGGGCGGCGTCATCGAGTGCGTGGCCACGGGGCTTCCCGCCGGCGTGGGCTCGCCCATGTTCGACGGCATGGAGAACACCCTCGCGCGCGCCCTGTTTGGCATCCCCACGGTCAAGGGCGTGGAGTTCGGGCGCGGCTTCGAGGTCGCGCGCCTGCGCGGAACCCAGAACAACGACCCCTACGAGGTGCGCGACGGCACCTGCGTGCCGGCCACCAACAACGCCGGGGGCATCCTCGGCGGCATCACCACGGGCGCGCCCCTGCACGTGCGCTGTGCCCTCAAGCCCATCTCGAGCGTGATGGTCGAGCAGGACTCCGTCGACCTGACCACCATGGAGCCCGCCAAGCTCAAGATCCATGGCCGCCACGACACCACCGCCGTCATCCGCGCCGTCCCCGTGGTCGAGGGCGTCTGCGCCCTGGCCGTGGCCGACGCGCTTCTCGCCTGGCCCGCCGAGTAG
- a CDS encoding bifunctional chorismate mutase/prephenate dehydratase encodes MAELPELRQDIDRIDAQIFRLFAERADTSEGIAAYKREHGLPVFDPTRERQKVAGASEGVPADLRTYAQVLMELLMEASRARQHALLDAGEKDDTTARIADARARTPELFPPSSHVACQGVEGAYSQIATERFFRHPSISYFDSFEGVFRAVEQGFSDYGVLPVENSTAGSVNEVFDLMMEHSFSVVRTTRVKIDHNLLARPGTTLSEVRDVYSHEQAINQCGAFLAGLDGVRVHVCENTAMAARQVAESDRADVAALSSRSCAGLYGLDVLAESVQDRDNNYTRFACISKRLEIYPGANRTSLMIVLPHAPGSLYKLLAKFYALDINILKLESRPIPERDFEFMFYFDVDCPVAAPEFSTLMSTIGSLCQECRYLGSYAEVL; translated from the coding sequence ATGGCAGAACTTCCCGAGCTCAGACAGGACATCGATCGTATCGACGCCCAGATATTCCGGCTCTTCGCCGAGCGCGCCGACACCTCCGAGGGCATCGCCGCCTACAAGAGGGAGCACGGCCTACCCGTCTTCGACCCCACGCGCGAGCGGCAGAAGGTCGCCGGGGCCAGCGAGGGCGTCCCCGCCGACCTCAGGACCTACGCCCAGGTCCTCATGGAGCTCCTCATGGAGGCCTCCCGCGCCCGCCAGCACGCGCTTCTCGACGCGGGCGAGAAGGACGACACCACGGCGCGCATCGCGGACGCCCGCGCGCGCACGCCCGAGCTCTTCCCGCCGAGCTCCCACGTGGCCTGCCAGGGGGTCGAGGGCGCCTACTCGCAGATCGCGACCGAGCGCTTCTTCCGACATCCCTCCATCAGCTACTTCGACTCCTTCGAGGGGGTCTTCCGCGCGGTCGAGCAGGGCTTCTCCGACTACGGCGTGCTGCCCGTGGAGAACTCCACGGCCGGCTCGGTCAACGAGGTCTTCGACCTCATGATGGAGCACTCCTTCTCCGTGGTGCGCACCACGCGCGTCAAGATCGACCACAACCTCCTGGCCAGGCCCGGGACCACCCTGTCGGAAGTGCGCGACGTCTACAGCCACGAGCAGGCCATCAACCAGTGCGGGGCCTTTCTCGCCGGGCTCGACGGGGTGCGCGTCCACGTCTGCGAGAACACCGCGATGGCCGCCCGCCAGGTGGCCGAGTCCGACCGCGCGGACGTGGCCGCTCTCTCGTCGCGCTCCTGCGCCGGCCTCTACGGCCTCGACGTCCTCGCCGAGTCGGTCCAGGACCGCGACAACAACTACACCCGCTTCGCCTGCATCTCCAAGAGGCTCGAGATCTACCCCGGGGCCAACCGCACCTCGCTCATGATCGTGCTCCCCCACGCCCCCGGCTCCCTCTACAAGCTGCTCGCCAAGTTCTACGCCCTCGACATCAACATCCTGAAGCTCGAGAGCCGCCCCATCCCCGAGCGCGACTTCGAGTTCATGTTCTACTTCGACGTCGACTGCCCCGTGGCCGCGCCCGAGTTCTCCACGCTCATGTCCACGATCGGCAGCCTCTGCCAGGAGTGCCGCTACCTGGGCAGCTACGCGGAGGTGCTCTGA
- a CDS encoding shikimate kinase, with amino-acid sequence MSEKSAVPYGLVGRTLGHSWSPQIHARLGSAPYDLFELEPDELAGFVRGGSWAGLNVTIPYKHEAALLADVRSTRVERLGAANTLVRQQDGSVLAENTDVLGFSWMLERFCRRELAGAPADVLGGRDVLVLGDGGASSAVRAALEDDARARVSVISRHGRDTYDTLLERHADAALVVNATPVGMYPSCPASPLSAQTLDGLTGLLGVLDVVYNPARTGLCLAAERRGLPFESGLSMLVAQAFRSSELFQGRALDDALVGRIAGEIFAQTENVVLIGMPGAGKTSCGRRFARLLGRPFVDVDEVISTEQGRRPGQIIREDGEKAFRALESAATGRYGARSGLVIACGGGVVTRPENYDLLHQNGRIVFLDRPLAELSAQGRPLSQARGVEQLAAERMGSYRAWADIVVSCTGSPASDAELIASLLRV; translated from the coding sequence ATGAGCGAGAAGTCCGCCGTCCCGTACGGCCTCGTGGGGCGCACGCTCGGGCACAGCTGGTCGCCTCAGATCCACGCGCGCCTGGGCTCCGCGCCCTACGACCTCTTCGAGCTGGAGCCCGACGAGCTCGCCGGCTTCGTCCGCGGCGGCTCCTGGGCGGGCCTCAACGTCACCATCCCCTACAAGCACGAGGCCGCGCTTCTCGCTGACGTTCGCTCGACGCGCGTGGAGCGCCTCGGCGCGGCCAACACCCTCGTGCGCCAACAGGACGGCTCCGTCCTGGCCGAGAACACCGACGTGCTCGGCTTCTCCTGGATGCTCGAGCGCTTCTGCCGGCGCGAGCTCGCGGGCGCACCCGCCGACGTGCTCGGGGGGCGCGACGTGCTGGTCCTGGGCGACGGGGGCGCCTCGAGCGCCGTGCGCGCGGCGCTCGAGGATGACGCCCGCGCACGGGTGAGCGTCATCTCGCGCCATGGGAGGGACACCTACGACACGCTCCTCGAGCGCCATGCCGATGCCGCCCTCGTAGTGAACGCCACCCCCGTGGGGATGTACCCGTCGTGTCCCGCCTCGCCCCTCTCCGCCCAGACGCTCGACGGCCTCACGGGGCTTCTCGGCGTGCTGGACGTCGTGTACAACCCGGCCCGCACGGGGCTGTGCCTGGCCGCCGAGAGGCGCGGCCTGCCCTTCGAGAGCGGTCTTTCCATGCTCGTCGCCCAGGCGTTCCGCTCAAGCGAGCTCTTCCAGGGCCGCGCGCTCGACGACGCGCTCGTGGGGCGGATTGCGGGCGAGATCTTCGCGCAGACGGAGAACGTGGTGCTCATCGGCATGCCGGGGGCGGGCAAGACGAGCTGCGGCCGGCGCTTCGCGCGCCTCTTGGGCCGTCCCTTCGTGGACGTCGACGAGGTCATCTCCACCGAGCAGGGCCGCAGGCCCGGCCAGATCATCCGCGAGGACGGCGAGAAGGCCTTTCGTGCCCTCGAGTCCGCGGCCACCGGTCGCTACGGCGCGCGCTCGGGCCTGGTCATCGCCTGCGGAGGCGGCGTCGTCACCCGCCCCGAGAACTATGACCTGCTGCACCAGAACGGTCGCATCGTCTTTCTGGACCGTCCGCTCGCCGAGCTGAGCGCGCAGGGACGCCCCCTGTCGCAGGCCCGCGGCGTCGAGCAGCTCGCCGCCGAGCGCATGGGGTCCTATCGGGCGTGGGCGGACATCGTCGTGTCCTGCACCGGGTCCCCCGCCTCCGACGCGGAGCTGATCGCAAGCCTCCTGCGCGTCTAG
- the aroQ gene encoding type II 3-dehydroquinate dehydratase: MQQIAEEVLAAVGGKDNVRANDICMTRLRILTEDPSLVDTDMLSSARGVLGFVRRGTNGLEVVFGPGKAEAVQEALVGLTGIEPSDEVFDALRGAPASSLHVHIAPNPLRRAADAQRTGQQKATLQLAKDDETDVSELMSMLDKMGPASEKAPSDEPDASGDDGGLRARVLVINGPNINMLGIREPDIYGHDTYQALLKTCREAALEAGFSECSCFQSNHEGDLVDAIQDAYDDYDGIVINPGAYTHTSVAILDAAKAVALPMVEVHISKIDEREEFRQVSYIRAACFETIAGMGIEGYRRALFDLAKRIGL, from the coding sequence ATGCAGCAGATAGCGGAAGAGGTTCTTGCGGCGGTGGGTGGCAAGGACAACGTCAGGGCGAACGACATCTGCATGACCCGCCTCAGAATCCTCACCGAGGACCCCTCCCTCGTGGACACCGACATGCTCTCCTCCGCCCGGGGCGTCCTGGGCTTCGTGCGCCGCGGGACCAACGGCCTCGAGGTCGTCTTCGGTCCCGGCAAGGCCGAGGCCGTCCAGGAGGCGCTCGTGGGCCTCACGGGCATCGAGCCCTCCGACGAGGTCTTCGACGCGCTGAGGGGTGCCCCCGCGTCGTCGCTGCACGTCCACATCGCGCCCAACCCCCTGCGGCGCGCGGCGGACGCCCAGCGCACGGGGCAGCAAAAGGCGACCCTGCAGCTCGCGAAGGACGACGAGACAGACGTCAGCGAGCTGATGAGCATGCTCGACAAGATGGGCCCCGCTAGCGAGAAGGCCCCCTCCGACGAGCCGGACGCTTCCGGGGACGACGGAGGCCTCCGCGCGCGCGTGCTCGTGATCAACGGGCCCAACATCAACATGCTCGGCATCCGAGAGCCCGACATCTACGGGCACGACACCTATCAGGCCCTGCTTAAGACCTGCCGCGAGGCGGCACTCGAGGCGGGCTTCTCCGAGTGCTCCTGCTTCCAGTCCAACCACGAGGGCGACCTCGTCGACGCCATCCAGGACGCCTACGACGACTACGACGGGATCGTCATCAACCCCGGTGCCTACACGCACACCTCGGTCGCGATCCTCGACGCCGCCAAGGCCGTCGCTCTTCCCATGGTCGAGGTGCACATATCCAAAATCGACGAGCGTGAGGAGTTTCGCCAGGTCTCCTACATCCGCGCCGCGTGCTTCGAGACGATCGCGGGCATGGGCATCGAGGGATACCGCAGGGCCCTCTTCGACCTGGCCAAAAGGATCGGGCTCTAG
- a CDS encoding 5-formyltetrahydrofolate cyclo-ligase, giving the protein MASSYGTDADKRSLRDAYRRMREDVPQASRRGADAAICRILAGFPPSAEAPLVLSYVSCGSEVDTRALIEGLLARGRRVGVPRCDVSRHQLGFCEILGLDELARGAHGLLEPAADAPALSVSELGGSACLVPGLVFDAQGQRVGYGGGYYDRFLAFYPGEKIGLARLAQISSNPLPHDAHDVAVDFIATESGVWSCR; this is encoded by the coding sequence ATGGCAAGCTCATACGGTACGGACGCTGACAAGCGCTCCCTCAGAGACGCCTACCGTCGCATGCGCGAGGACGTCCCGCAAGCGTCCCGGCGCGGCGCCGACGCGGCCATTTGCCGCATCCTCGCCGGCTTTCCCCCCTCTGCCGAGGCGCCCCTCGTGCTCTCCTACGTCTCGTGCGGCTCCGAGGTCGACACGCGCGCGCTGATTGAGGGGCTGCTCGCTCGGGGGCGTCGCGTCGGCGTGCCGCGCTGCGACGTTAGCCGCCATCAGCTGGGGTTCTGCGAGATTCTCGGCCTCGACGAGCTCGCGCGTGGCGCGCACGGCCTGCTCGAGCCCGCCGCCGACGCGCCCGCGCTGAGCGTGTCCGAGCTCGGCGGCTCCGCCTGCCTGGTCCCGGGTCTCGTCTTCGACGCCCAGGGTCAGCGCGTGGGCTACGGCGGCGGTTACTACGACCGCTTCCTGGCGTTTTATCCGGGCGAGAAGATCGGCCTGGCGCGCCTCGCGCAGATCTCCTCCAACCCGCTCCCGCACGACGCCCATGACGTGGCCGTCGACTTCATCGCTACCGAGAGCGGCGTCTGGAGCTGCCGGTAG
- the trpS gene encoding tryptophan--tRNA ligase: MPNEGSYEAALRRSDEVHADLEVNSGAYTMLTGDRPTGRLHLGHYFGTLVDRVRLQALGVHANIVIADYQVITDRDTTEHIRDNVYNMVVDYLACGIDPDRTLVFTHSAVPELNQLMLPFLSLVTESEMERNPTVKAEQEASGHALTGLLLTYPVHQACDILFCKGNVVPVGRDQLPHVEITSKIARRFNERYAPVFPEVTGLLTSTPLLPGLDGRKMSKSYGNAISLCMTADETARLIKKSKTDSERNITFDPEGRPGVAALLTTAGICTGREPAEIAAEIGMGGSGQLKRYVTEVVNDYFAPIRERRRRYEQDMDYVRDVLTEGNARARRIAAATLDEVRDAMGMTY; the protein is encoded by the coding sequence ATGCCCAACGAGGGAAGCTATGAGGCGGCGCTCAGGCGCAGCGACGAGGTCCACGCCGACCTCGAGGTCAATTCCGGGGCCTACACCATGCTCACGGGCGACCGGCCCACGGGACGCCTGCACCTGGGACACTACTTTGGCACCCTCGTCGACCGCGTGCGCCTCCAGGCGCTCGGCGTGCACGCCAATATCGTCATCGCCGACTACCAGGTCATCACCGATCGCGACACCACCGAGCACATCCGCGACAACGTCTACAACATGGTCGTCGACTACCTCGCCTGCGGCATAGACCCCGACCGGACGCTCGTCTTCACTCACTCCGCCGTCCCCGAGCTCAACCAGCTCATGCTGCCGTTCCTCTCGCTGGTGACCGAGTCCGAGATGGAGAGGAACCCCACGGTGAAGGCGGAGCAGGAGGCATCGGGCCACGCGCTCACCGGGCTCCTCCTCACCTATCCCGTCCACCAGGCCTGCGACATCCTCTTCTGCAAGGGAAACGTCGTCCCCGTGGGCCGCGACCAGCTCCCCCACGTCGAAATCACGAGCAAGATCGCGCGGCGCTTCAACGAGCGCTACGCGCCGGTCTTTCCCGAGGTCACGGGGCTTCTCACCTCTACTCCGCTTCTGCCGGGACTCGACGGGCGCAAGATGAGCAAGTCGTACGGCAACGCCATCTCCCTGTGCATGACGGCCGACGAGACCGCCCGACTCATCAAGAAGTCAAAGACCGACTCCGAGCGCAACATCACCTTCGACCCCGAGGGGCGCCCCGGCGTCGCCGCACTGCTTACTACCGCGGGCATCTGCACCGGGCGCGAGCCCGCCGAGATCGCCGCCGAGATCGGCATGGGCGGCTCGGGCCAGCTCAAGCGCTACGTCACCGAGGTCGTAAACGACTACTTCGCACCCATCCGCGAGCGTCGCCGCCGCTACGAGCAGGACATGGACTACGTCCGCGACGTCCTTACCGAGGGCAACGCGCGCGCCCGCAGAATCGCGGCCGCGACGCTCGACGAGGTCCGCGACGCCATGGGAATGACCTACTAG
- a CDS encoding zinc ribbon domain-containing protein, with protein sequence MICPHCGKTLEDNPKFCPWCGRPTTAPAPTGAAGAPRERIAAAPAAPRMGPPLPPGTSTPSASEVPDPAQRSTHTRTGLVVGVIVAVALALVAALSPLPGLLDSTRWSGPSLTISPP encoded by the coding sequence ATGATCTGTCCCCACTGCGGCAAGACGCTGGAGGACAACCCGAAGTTCTGTCCCTGGTGCGGAAGGCCGACCACCGCACCGGCGCCGACCGGCGCGGCCGGCGCGCCCCGGGAGAGGATCGCAGCAGCTCCCGCCGCGCCCCGCATGGGGCCGCCCCTCCCGCCCGGGACCTCGACCCCTTCCGCATCCGAGGTCCCCGACCCGGCGCAGAGGTCGACTCATACAAGGACGGGCCTGGTCGTGGGGGTCATCGTCGCGGTGGCTCTTGCGCTCGTCGCCGCGCTCAGCCCTTTGCCCGGCCTGCTCGACAGCACCCGCTGGAGTGGGCCGTCCCTCACCATCTCCCCCCCCTAG
- the argF gene encoding ornithine carbamoyltransferase: MASSLSGRSFLKLLDFTPEEIRGLLDLAADLKRAKRAGEPHRYLEGKNVALIFEKTSTRTRCAFEVGARDLGMHAVYLDPSASQIGKKESIEDTARVLGSMFDGIEYRGFGQERVETLATHAGVPVWNGLTTEFHPTQMLADVLTMQEEFGEMRGRKVTFMGDAGNNVGNSLMVVCAKLGIDFCACGPAAQMPDSALVGTCRALAEESGSKIELTEDVAAGARGASVIYTDIWVSMGEPAELWGKRIELLSPYQVNARLMGEAAPDAIFMHCLPSFHDRKTDVGEEVYQKFGLPELEVTDEVFEGPRSRVFEEAENRLHTIKAVMYATLRDPQ; encoded by the coding sequence ATGGCATCCAGCCTTTCCGGACGCAGCTTTCTGAAGCTCCTCGACTTCACCCCCGAGGAGATCCGAGGCCTTCTCGACCTCGCGGCCGACCTCAAGCGCGCCAAGCGCGCGGGCGAGCCTCATCGCTACCTCGAGGGCAAGAACGTCGCCCTCATCTTCGAGAAGACCTCGACGCGCACGCGCTGCGCATTCGAGGTGGGTGCCCGCGACCTCGGCATGCACGCCGTCTACCTGGACCCCTCGGCCTCGCAGATCGGCAAGAAGGAGTCGATCGAGGACACCGCGCGCGTGCTCGGGAGCATGTTCGACGGCATCGAGTACCGCGGGTTCGGGCAGGAGCGCGTCGAGACCCTCGCCACCCACGCGGGCGTGCCGGTCTGGAACGGCCTCACCACCGAGTTCCACCCCACGCAGATGCTCGCCGACGTCCTTACCATGCAGGAGGAGTTCGGCGAGATGCGCGGGCGCAAGGTCACGTTCATGGGTGACGCCGGCAACAACGTGGGCAACTCGCTCATGGTGGTCTGCGCCAAGCTCGGCATCGACTTCTGCGCGTGCGGCCCCGCCGCCCAGATGCCCGATTCCGCGCTCGTGGGCACCTGCCGCGCTCTTGCCGAGGAGTCGGGCTCCAAGATCGAGCTGACCGAGGACGTGGCCGCTGGGGCGCGCGGGGCCTCCGTCATCTACACCGACATCTGGGTCTCCATGGGCGAGCCTGCCGAGCTGTGGGGCAAGCGCATCGAGCTCCTCTCGCCCTATCAGGTGAACGCGCGGCTCATGGGCGAGGCCGCCCCCGACGCGATCTTCATGCACTGTCTGCCGAGCTTCCACGACCGCAAGACCGACGTGGGCGAGGAGGTCTACCAGAAGTTCGGCCTGCCCGAGCTCGAGGTCACCGACGAGGTCTTCGAGGGACCACGCTCGCGCGTCTTCGAGGAGGCCGAGAACCGCCTGCATACCATAAAAGCGGTGATGTACGCGACTTTGAGGGACCCGCAGTAG
- a CDS encoding arginine deiminase produces the protein MQRGLNVHSEIGRLRTVMLHRPGGELLNLSPDTLAPLLFDDIPFLQEAQREHDRFAWMLADEGVEVLYLDRLVAEALDAHEGARAEFCERWLSESGVDGRCARAAVREKLDSIADTTALVDKCIEGVRADELDLAPSSLLSLADLMLTHGNAVSPLVVDPIPNAYFTRDTFSVIGRGVSMNRMLCATRRRESIFGDFVFRYHPAYAGVPRWHESGSAYHIEGGDILVLGPRVLGVGISERTQPAAIDSLSHRLLWGEPPSGVERVFAFSIPHKRSFMHLDTVFTQVDVDTFTVHPAILGTLRVFELARGACAGEVRIRQLDGTLDAILAQALGVGGVRLIKCGGGDEIASAREQWNDGSNTLCVRPGRIFVYQRNSVTNDILSRAGLELLEVPSAELSRGRGGPHCMSMAFWRDEL, from the coding sequence ATGCAGCGGGGCCTCAACGTACACTCCGAGATAGGGCGCCTGCGCACGGTGATGCTGCATCGTCCGGGAGGCGAGCTCCTGAACCTCTCGCCGGACACCCTGGCGCCCCTGCTCTTCGACGACATCCCCTTTCTGCAGGAGGCCCAGCGCGAGCACGATCGCTTTGCCTGGATGCTCGCCGACGAGGGCGTGGAGGTGCTCTACCTGGACCGGCTCGTCGCCGAGGCGCTCGACGCGCACGAGGGCGCCCGCGCCGAGTTCTGCGAGCGCTGGCTGAGCGAGTCGGGGGTGGACGGCCGGTGCGCCCGCGCCGCCGTGCGCGAGAAGCTCGACTCGATTGCGGACACCACGGCCCTCGTCGACAAGTGCATCGAGGGCGTGCGCGCCGACGAGCTCGACCTCGCGCCCTCGTCGCTCCTGTCGCTCGCTGACCTCATGCTCACCCACGGCAACGCCGTCTCCCCGCTGGTCGTGGACCCCATCCCCAACGCCTACTTCACGCGCGACACCTTCTCGGTCATCGGGCGGGGCGTCTCGATGAATCGCATGCTCTGCGCGACGCGGCGGCGCGAGTCGATCTTTGGTGACTTCGTCTTTCGCTATCACCCCGCCTACGCGGGCGTGCCCCGCTGGCACGAGAGCGGCTCTGCCTACCACATCGAGGGCGGCGACATCCTCGTGCTGGGTCCCCGCGTCCTTGGCGTGGGCATCTCCGAGCGCACCCAGCCCGCCGCGATTGACTCCCTGTCCCACCGCCTCCTGTGGGGGGAGCCCCCCTCCGGCGTCGAGCGCGTCTTCGCGTTCTCCATTCCGCACAAGCGCTCCTTCATGCACCTCGACACGGTCTTCACCCAGGTCGACGTGGACACCTTCACCGTGCATCCGGCCATCCTGGGGACCCTGCGCGTCTTCGAGCTCGCGCGCGGGGCATGCGCGGGCGAGGTGCGCATCCGCCAGCTCGACGGCACCCTCGACGCGATTCTCGCCCAGGCCCTGGGCGTGGGCGGCGTGCGGCTCATCAAGTGCGGCGGGGGCGACGAGATCGCGAGTGCGCGCGAGCAGTGGAACGACGGGTCCAACACGCTCTGCGTTCGTCCGGGTCGAATCTTCGTCTACCAGCGCAACTCCGTGACCAACGACATCCTCTCCCGCGCCGGCCTCGAGCTGCTTGAGGTGCCGTCCGCCGAGCTCTCGCGCGGACGCGGCGGCCCGCACTGCATGAGCATGGCCTTCTGGCGCGACGAGCTCTAG